Proteins encoded by one window of Porphyrobacter sp. YT40:
- the coaE gene encoding dephospho-CoA kinase (Dephospho-CoA kinase (CoaE) performs the final step in coenzyme A biosynthesis.) translates to MTRPKIIGLTGSIGMGKSTVAAMFAEEGIPVFDADAEVRAMQGPGGELLPAIEAAFPGSTGPEGVDRDRLGHQVFADTAALARLEAIVHPAVAAKRAAFLEANADKRAVVFDIPLLLEKGGHEAVDMIVVVSAPEDVQRARVLARPGMTREKFEHIYGLQLHDSEKRARADHVIDTGTTLAETRAQVAALIASL, encoded by the coding sequence ATGACCCGCCCAAAGATCATCGGTCTCACCGGCTCAATCGGCATGGGCAAATCCACCGTCGCAGCGATGTTTGCGGAAGAAGGAATCCCCGTGTTCGACGCCGATGCCGAGGTGCGCGCGATGCAGGGGCCGGGGGGCGAACTCCTCCCCGCAATCGAGGCCGCCTTCCCCGGATCGACCGGCCCCGAGGGGGTCGACCGCGACCGGCTGGGCCATCAGGTCTTTGCCGACACAGCCGCCCTCGCCCGGCTCGAAGCCATCGTGCATCCGGCGGTCGCCGCCAAGCGCGCCGCCTTCCTCGAAGCCAACGCCGACAAGCGCGCCGTGGTGTTCGACATTCCGCTGCTGCTCGAAAAGGGCGGGCACGAGGCGGTGGACATGATCGTCGTCGTCTCCGCCCCCGAGGACGTGCAGCGCGCCCGCGTGCTCGCCCGCCCCGGCATGACGCGCGAGAAATTCGAGCATATCTACGGCCTGCAACTCCACGATTCCGAAAAACGCGCGCGCGCCGATCACGTCATCGACACCGGCACCACGCTCGCAGAAACCCGCGCGCAGGTTGCCGCGCTGATTGCGTCACTTTGA
- the aroE gene encoding shikimate dehydrogenase, translating to MTRPYAEVIGDPIAQSKSPLIHGFWLGKLGIEADYRACHVRPDDFADYLASRREDPLWRGCNVTMPHKQAVMPLLGRIDPPADSIGAVNTILPLGEGALAGTNTDAAGFLEPLGADLARTHYFRMARILGTGGAARAIIAALAGHGFTLVVAGRDPAKARALLDELAPQGEHHAIDLAHFADPTDFAFDDREGCCDLVVNASSLGMTGQPPLPFDWSHAPPGSIAYDIVTAPRDTAFLQAARERGHRTIDGLAMLIGQAAVAFEKFFGQPAPREHDAELRAILTQ from the coding sequence ATGACCCGTCCTTATGCTGAGGTGATCGGCGACCCCATCGCGCAGTCCAAGTCGCCGCTGATCCACGGCTTCTGGCTCGGGAAGCTCGGGATCGAGGCCGATTATCGCGCCTGCCATGTGCGGCCCGACGACTTCGCCGACTATCTCGCCAGCCGCCGCGAAGACCCGCTCTGGCGCGGGTGCAATGTCACCATGCCGCACAAGCAGGCGGTGATGCCGCTGCTGGGCCGGATCGATCCGCCCGCTGACAGCATCGGCGCGGTCAACACGATCCTGCCGCTGGGCGAGGGAGCGCTCGCCGGCACCAACACCGACGCGGCCGGGTTCCTCGAACCGCTCGGCGCGGATCTCGCCCGGACGCATTATTTCCGCATGGCGCGCATCCTCGGCACCGGGGGCGCGGCGCGCGCGATCATCGCCGCGCTGGCGGGGCACGGCTTCACGCTGGTGGTGGCGGGTCGCGATCCCGCCAAGGCGCGCGCGCTGCTCGATGAACTCGCCCCGCAAGGCGAGCACCACGCCATCGACCTCGCGCACTTCGCCGACCCCACCGACTTCGCCTTCGACGACCGCGAGGGGTGCTGCGATCTCGTCGTCAACGCCTCGAGCCTCGGGATGACCGGCCAGCCCCCCCTGCCCTTCGACTGGAGCCATGCTCCGCCGGGGAGCATCGCCTACGACATCGTCACCGCCCCGCGCGACACCGCCTTCCTGCAAGCCGCACGGGAGCGGGGCCACCGCACCATCGACGGGCTCGCCATGCTGATCGGCCAGGCCGCGGTCGCTTTCGAGAAATTCTTCGGCCAACCCGCCCCGCGCGAGCACGACGCCGAACTGCGCGCGATCCTCACTCAATGA
- a CDS encoding Maf family nucleotide pyrophosphatase, which produces MTLILASKSASRRAMLDAAGVAYRSIPADIDERAVEAGLEGAAPSEVAEALAVAKAAAVAEGNPQALVLGSDSLVVCNGRRFDKPASREEAGEHLRFFSGRVMELHSAAALVRDSGCEWSHAALARLHVRALSDDFIEHYLDLEWPEIGHTVGAFRIEGPGAQLFETIEGDQFTVLGMPLLPLLGALREEGVLLA; this is translated from the coding sequence ATGACTCTGATCCTCGCCAGCAAGAGCGCCTCGCGCCGGGCAATGCTCGATGCCGCGGGCGTGGCCTATCGCAGCATCCCCGCCGATATCGACGAACGCGCGGTCGAGGCCGGGCTGGAGGGCGCCGCGCCGTCCGAAGTCGCCGAAGCGCTCGCGGTCGCCAAGGCGGCGGCGGTGGCGGAGGGCAATCCGCAAGCGCTGGTGCTTGGCTCGGACTCGCTGGTGGTCTGCAATGGCCGCCGGTTCGACAAGCCCGCGAGCCGGGAGGAGGCAGGCGAACATCTGCGGTTCTTCTCGGGGCGGGTAATGGAACTCCACTCCGCCGCCGCGCTGGTGCGCGACTCTGGCTGCGAGTGGAGCCACGCCGCCCTCGCCCGGCTGCACGTGCGCGCATTGTCGGACGATTTCATCGAACATTACCTCGACCTCGAATGGCCGGAAATCGGCCACACCGTCGGCGCGTTTCGGATCGAGGGGCCGGGGGCGCAGCTGTTCGAGACAATCGAGGGCGACCAGTTCACCGTGCTCGGAATGCCGCTGCTCCCCCTGCTCGGCGCGCTGCGCGAGGAAGGGGTGCTGCTGGCATGA
- a CDS encoding pyruvate, water dikinase regulatory protein yields MNQLNLHLVSDSTGETLEMIAKAALAQFDNPAVNRHFWPMVRSLQHLDRIVPDLAAHPGLVFYTLVNPETRKRLEEHCRHLGLPAVPVLDQVTAALEAQLGQEAHGRPGRQHMMDESYFKRVDAIQYTIAHDDGLAHEDWEEADIVLAGVSRSSKTPTSIYLANRGYKVANIPLVVESPPPKALFGLRHPLVVGLTTSPERLVQIRRNRLLSLNEATATDYVDNDRVKEELLFARRMFADHGWPVIDVTRRSIEETAAAIIRLAQERDRKPASEGGVGKPI; encoded by the coding sequence ATGAACCAGCTCAATCTCCACCTTGTATCTGATTCGACCGGCGAGACGCTGGAAATGATCGCAAAGGCGGCGCTGGCGCAGTTCGACAACCCGGCGGTGAACCGGCATTTCTGGCCGATGGTGCGCTCGCTCCAGCATCTCGACCGGATCGTACCCGATCTCGCCGCGCATCCGGGGCTGGTGTTCTACACGCTGGTGAATCCCGAAACGAGGAAGCGGCTGGAGGAGCATTGCCGCCATCTGGGCCTGCCTGCGGTGCCGGTGCTCGATCAGGTCACCGCCGCGCTGGAAGCCCAGCTCGGGCAGGAGGCGCATGGTCGCCCCGGCCGCCAGCACATGATGGACGAGAGCTACTTCAAGCGCGTCGATGCGATCCAGTACACCATCGCCCACGACGATGGCCTTGCGCACGAGGACTGGGAGGAGGCCGACATCGTGCTCGCGGGCGTCTCGCGTTCGTCCAAGACGCCGACGAGCATCTACCTTGCCAATCGCGGCTACAAGGTCGCCAATATTCCGCTGGTGGTGGAAAGCCCGCCGCCCAAGGCGCTGTTCGGGTTGCGCCACCCGCTGGTGGTGGGGCTGACGACGAGCCCCGAACGGCTGGTGCAGATCCGCCGCAACCGGCTGCTGTCGCTCAACGAGGCGACCGCCACCGACTATGTCGACAACGACCGGGTCAAGGAAGAGCTGCTGTTCGCGCGGCGGATGTTTGCCGATCACGGCTGGCCGGTGATCGACGTTACCCGCCGATCGATCGAGGAGACCGCCGCGGCGATCATCCGGCTGGCGCAGGAGCGCGACCGCAAACCGGCCAGCGAAGGCGGGGTGGGGAAGCCGATATGA
- the hemE gene encoding uroporphyrinogen decarboxylase: MPGPLLDTLKGVRQDVAPVWLMRQAGRYLPEYRELRAEKGGFLELVYDSEAAAEITVQPIRRFGFDGAILFSDILIVPHAMGQGLTFQAGEGPHLSPTLLEVELDSFTPAVERFEPVYETVRRTRAMIGENVTMLGFAGSPWTVATYMIAGEGSKDHHAARLLAYRDAGRMQAIIDAIVDVSVTYLRGQIDAGAEAVQLFDSWAGSLAPDQFEKWVIAPNAAITAQLKQSHPDTPVIGFPKGAGAKLPAYARETGVDAVGLDETLDPVWAHQSLPAGMPVQGNFDPLLLEAGGPALAARVRTIIDAFEDRPHVFNLGHGIGQFTPISHVEELLAALRG; the protein is encoded by the coding sequence ATGCCCGGTCCGCTTCTCGATACGCTCAAAGGTGTCCGTCAGGACGTCGCTCCCGTCTGGCTCATGCGGCAGGCGGGGCGCTATCTGCCTGAATACCGTGAACTTCGTGCCGAAAAGGGCGGGTTTCTGGAACTGGTTTACGACAGCGAGGCCGCGGCCGAGATCACCGTGCAGCCGATCCGGCGCTTCGGGTTCGATGGGGCGATCCTGTTCTCCGACATCCTGATCGTGCCGCACGCGATGGGGCAGGGGCTGACCTTTCAGGCGGGTGAAGGCCCGCATCTTTCGCCGACGCTGCTCGAGGTGGAGCTGGACAGCTTCACCCCCGCGGTCGAGCGATTCGAGCCGGTTTACGAGACCGTGCGCCGCACCCGCGCCATGATCGGCGAGAATGTGACGATGCTCGGCTTTGCGGGGAGCCCCTGGACGGTCGCGACCTACATGATCGCGGGCGAAGGCTCCAAGGATCACCACGCGGCGCGGCTGCTGGCCTATCGCGATGCAGGCCGGATGCAGGCGATCATCGACGCGATCGTGGATGTCTCGGTGACCTATCTGCGCGGCCAGATCGATGCGGGCGCCGAAGCGGTGCAGCTGTTCGACAGCTGGGCCGGAAGCCTTGCCCCCGACCAGTTCGAGAAGTGGGTGATTGCGCCCAACGCCGCGATCACCGCGCAGCTCAAGCAGAGCCACCCCGATACCCCGGTGATCGGCTTTCCCAAGGGCGCGGGCGCGAAGCTGCCCGCCTATGCGCGCGAGACGGGGGTGGACGCGGTCGGCCTCGACGAAACGCTCGATCCGGTCTGGGCGCATCAGAGCCTGCCTGCCGGAATGCCGGTGCAGGGTAATTTCGATCCGCTGCTCTTGGAAGCGGGCGGTCCGGCGCTGGCGGCGCGGGTGAGGACCATCATTGATGCTTTCGAGGATCGCCCGCACGTTTTCAATCTCGGCCACGGGATCGGGCAGTTCACCCCGATTTCGCACGTCGAGGAATTGCTCGCCGCGCTGAGAGGTTAG
- a CDS encoding CopD family protein, with amino-acid sequence MKALLLDIYLFLKSGHVIFMVFWLAGLFMLPRQCIYMLDHQPGSAGEAKWATRMGKLRKIILTPALIIVWVLGLTMAYGGGWFSSGWLHAKLTLVLVLTGYHGWLVAQTKKMARGERPLTEGTLRMIGEVPGLLLIVIVLLVYLKPF; translated from the coding sequence ATGAAAGCGCTGCTTCTGGATATCTACCTGTTCCTCAAGTCGGGGCATGTGATCTTCATGGTGTTCTGGCTGGCGGGGCTGTTCATGCTGCCGCGCCAGTGCATCTACATGCTCGACCACCAACCGGGCTCGGCAGGCGAGGCCAAGTGGGCGACCCGGATGGGCAAGCTGCGGAAAATCATCCTCACGCCTGCGCTGATCATCGTCTGGGTGCTGGGGCTGACGATGGCCTATGGCGGCGGGTGGTTCAGCTCCGGCTGGCTCCACGCCAAGCTGACGCTGGTGCTGGTGCTGACCGGCTATCACGGCTGGCTGGTCGCCCAGACCAAGAAAATGGCCCGGGGAGAGCGTCCGCTGACCGAGGGCACCTTGCGGATGATCGGCGAAGTGCCCGGCCTGCTGCTGATCGTGATCGTGCTGCTGGTCTATCTCAAGCCGTTCTGA
- the rho gene encoding transcription termination factor Rho, protein MHLKDLKRKTPAELVAMAEELGVEGASTMRRQDLLFSILRELAEDEEYEEKIMGIGTIEVLQDGFGFLRSPEANYLAGPDDIYVSPNQVRKWGLRTGDTVEGEIRAPRDGERYFALTSLAKVNFDDPDAVRLRTNFDNLTPLYPDQKLSLDTLDPTVKDKSARVIDIIAPQGKGQRALIVAPPRTGKTVLLQNIAKAITDNHPEVFLIVLLVDERPEEVTDMQRSVKGEVISSTFDEPANRHVQVAEMVIEKAKRLVEHKHDVVILLDSITRLGRAYNTVVPSSGKVLTGGVDANALQRPKRFFGAARNIEEGGSLSIIATALIDTGSRMDEVIFEEFKGTGNSEIVLDRKVSDKRIFPALDVGKSGTRKEELLVQKDNLSKMWVLRRILMQMGTVDAMEFLLDKMKDSKTNEDFFATMNQ, encoded by the coding sequence ATGCATCTCAAGGACCTCAAGCGAAAGACCCCGGCCGAACTGGTCGCGATGGCGGAAGAACTCGGCGTCGAGGGCGCCTCGACCATGCGGCGGCAGGATCTGCTGTTCAGCATCCTGCGCGAACTGGCCGAGGACGAGGAATACGAAGAAAAGATCATGGGCATCGGCACCATCGAGGTGCTGCAGGACGGCTTCGGCTTCCTGCGCAGCCCCGAGGCGAATTACCTCGCCGGGCCGGACGATATCTATGTCTCGCCCAACCAGGTGAGGAAGTGGGGCCTGCGCACCGGCGACACGGTCGAAGGCGAGATCCGCGCCCCGCGCGATGGCGAGCGCTATTTTGCGCTGACCAGCCTCGCCAAGGTCAATTTCGACGATCCGGACGCGGTCCGCCTGCGCACCAATTTCGACAACCTCACCCCGCTCTATCCCGACCAGAAGCTGAGCCTCGACACGCTCGACCCGACGGTGAAGGACAAGAGCGCGCGGGTGATCGACATCATCGCGCCGCAGGGCAAGGGCCAGCGCGCGCTGATCGTCGCCCCGCCGCGCACGGGTAAGACCGTGCTGCTGCAGAACATCGCCAAGGCGATCACCGACAACCATCCGGAAGTGTTCCTGATCGTCCTGCTGGTCGACGAACGCCCCGAGGAAGTCACCGACATGCAGCGTTCGGTGAAGGGCGAGGTGATCTCCTCGACCTTCGACGAACCCGCCAACCGCCACGTGCAGGTTGCGGAAATGGTGATCGAAAAGGCCAAGCGCCTGGTCGAACACAAGCATGACGTGGTGATCCTGCTCGACTCCATCACCCGCCTCGGCCGCGCCTACAACACCGTTGTCCCGTCCTCGGGCAAGGTGCTGACCGGTGGTGTGGACGCCAATGCGCTCCAGCGGCCCAAGCGCTTCTTCGGTGCGGCGCGCAATATCGAGGAAGGCGGCAGCCTCTCGATCATCGCCACCGCACTGATCGACACCGGCAGCCGCATGGACGAAGTGATCTTCGAAGAGTTCAAGGGCACCGGCAACAGCGAAATCGTGCTCGACCGCAAGGTCTCCGACAAGCGCATCTTCCCGGCGCTCGATGTCGGCAAGTCCGGCACCCGCAAGGAAGAATTGCTGGTCCAGAAGGACAATCTCAGCAAGATGTGGGTGCTGCGCCGCATCCTGATGCAGATGGGCACCGTAGATGCGATGGAATTCCTGCTCGACAAGATGAAGGATTCCAAGACCAACGAAGACTTCTTTGCCACGATGAATCAATAG
- a CDS encoding BLUF domain-containing protein, whose translation MLSQYLYISTAPTLPREDVDAILATSARNNPQRGITGLLLFNGRNFLQLLEGDEGEVSELMQTIAADPRHSGVSVIDRRSITARACPNWAMKRVLIAESIETRRDMLERDLPEALDPEVRKMIVNFAVLN comes from the coding sequence GTGCTTAGCCAGTATCTCTACATCAGCACCGCGCCGACCCTGCCGCGCGAGGATGTCGACGCGATCCTCGCCACCAGCGCGCGCAACAACCCCCAGCGGGGCATCACCGGTCTGCTGCTGTTCAACGGCCGCAACTTTCTCCAGCTGCTCGAGGGCGACGAGGGCGAGGTTTCCGAACTGATGCAGACCATCGCCGCCGATCCGCGCCATTCGGGCGTCTCGGTAATCGACCGGCGCAGCATCACTGCGCGCGCCTGCCCGAACTGGGCGATGAAGCGCGTGCTGATTGCCGAAAGCATCGAAACCCGCCGCGACATGCTCGAACGCGACCTGCCCGAGGCGCTCGACCCCGAAGTGCGCAAGATGATCGTCAACTTCGCTGTGCTGAACTAG
- a CDS encoding AAA family ATPase — protein sequence MRHLVLTGAPGAGKTALLEAAAASGMATSPEVARALLQQPGGMALRENDPLGFALTMLEGHLAEYRRFADHPGPVLFDRGFPDVVGFLEMANLPIPEAVESACRTLRYDGPIFRAPAWPAIYRQDAERIQDFAEAVASDRAVSAAWRRYGYSVVDLPLASVADRLAFIAARARPVT from the coding sequence GTGCGGCACCTCGTCCTGACGGGTGCGCCGGGGGCCGGGAAAACCGCCTTGCTGGAAGCGGCCGCAGCGTCCGGCATGGCAACCTCGCCCGAGGTCGCCCGCGCGCTGTTGCAGCAGCCCGGCGGCATGGCTCTGCGCGAAAATGACCCGCTGGGCTTTGCGCTGACGATGCTGGAGGGCCACCTTGCCGAATATCGCCGCTTCGCCGATCACCCGGGCCCGGTGCTGTTCGATCGCGGCTTCCCCGATGTGGTCGGCTTCCTCGAGATGGCGAACCTCCCGATTCCCGAGGCGGTGGAGAGCGCCTGTCGCACATTGCGCTACGATGGGCCGATCTTCCGCGCCCCCGCCTGGCCCGCGATCTACCGCCAGGATGCCGAACGCATTCAGGATTTTGCCGAGGCCGTCGCCAGTGACAGGGCCGTGAGCGCTGCCTGGCGGCGCTACGGCTACAGCGTGGTGGACCTGCCGCTTGCTTCTGTGGCCGATCGGCTCGCGTTCATTGCAGCGCGCGCTCGCCCTGTGACATAG
- a CDS encoding BLUF domain-containing protein, whose amino-acid sequence MRRIIYRSTATPELDRAELFRLLYHARASNEARGLSGVLMRAGSELLQVLEGETWKLVATFEAIRRDPRHCAVTVIDERSIDEATFAGWPMRYFDDHDICKAVQQMTEKAGGSLPQTIGGAVSDFFVEAFVGSETISPSPPEAALPSSPRPC is encoded by the coding sequence GTGCGCAGGATCATTTACCGCAGCACAGCCACGCCGGAACTCGACCGGGCCGAGCTGTTCCGGCTGCTCTATCATGCCCGGGCGAGCAACGAGGCGCGCGGGCTTTCGGGCGTGCTGATGCGCGCCGGGAGCGAGCTGTTGCAGGTGCTCGAAGGCGAAACCTGGAAACTGGTGGCGACGTTCGAGGCGATCCGCCGCGATCCGCGCCATTGTGCGGTCACGGTGATCGACGAACGCTCGATTGACGAGGCGACCTTTGCCGGCTGGCCGATGCGCTATTTCGACGATCACGACATCTGCAAGGCGGTGCAGCAGATGACCGAGAAGGCCGGGGGCTCCCTGCCTCAGACGATCGGCGGTGCGGTCAGCGATTTCTTCGTCGAGGCCTTCGTCGGCTCCGAGACGATCAGCCCTTCGCCGCCTGAAGCTGCGCTGCCATCATCTCCCAGACCTTGTTGA
- a CDS encoding nuclear transport factor 2 family protein yields the protein MMRNAHAGLARWHAYMEGGSDPALLADLLADDAVFHSPVVHTPQVGKPIVMAYLVAASHTLGNESFRYVRELVDGDEMMLEFVTEMDGITVNGVDIIRFDEAGKISDFKVMVRPLKAINKVWEMMAAQLQAAKG from the coding sequence ATGATGCGAAACGCACACGCCGGGCTGGCCAGGTGGCACGCCTATATGGAGGGCGGCAGCGACCCTGCCCTCCTCGCCGATCTGCTGGCCGATGATGCGGTGTTCCACTCGCCGGTGGTGCATACGCCCCAAGTGGGCAAGCCGATCGTGATGGCCTATCTCGTCGCCGCCAGCCATACGCTCGGCAATGAAAGCTTCCGCTATGTCCGCGAACTGGTGGACGGCGACGAGATGATGCTGGAATTCGTCACCGAGATGGACGGCATCACCGTCAACGGGGTCGATATCATCCGCTTCGACGAGGCAGGAAAGATCAGCGATTTCAAGGTGATGGTGCGACCCTTGAAGGCGATCAACAAGGTCTGGGAGATGATGGCAGCGCAGCTTCAGGCGGCGAAGGGCTGA
- a CDS encoding dienelactone hydrolase family protein, which translates to MALNTTIATLAGDAQFGAYVARPEGTPRAAILVIQEIFGVNPGIHQKCDKFAAEGYLAVAPDLFWRLQPEVSLDPDVESEFQTALDLMGKFDQDAGIRDIEATIHHIRRELGVAKVGCVGYCLGGRLAYMTAARTDIDASVGYYGVGIDGLLGEKHAIAHPLMLHIPTADGFVSRETQAAMHEGLDDHPKVTLHDYEGLDHGFATEHGKRRDEDAANLADGRTAAFFAEHLG; encoded by the coding sequence ATGGCCCTCAACACCACCATCGCAACGCTGGCAGGCGACGCGCAGTTCGGCGCCTATGTCGCCCGGCCCGAAGGCACGCCGCGCGCGGCGATCCTCGTCATTCAAGAGATTTTCGGGGTGAACCCCGGCATCCACCAGAAGTGCGACAAGTTCGCCGCCGAGGGCTATCTCGCAGTCGCGCCCGACCTGTTCTGGCGGCTCCAGCCCGAAGTCAGCCTCGATCCCGATGTCGAGAGCGAGTTCCAGACCGCGCTCGACCTGATGGGCAAGTTCGATCAGGACGCCGGCATCCGCGATATCGAGGCGACCATCCACCACATCCGCCGCGAGCTGGGCGTCGCCAAGGTCGGCTGCGTCGGATACTGCCTCGGCGGGCGGCTCGCCTACATGACCGCGGCGCGCACCGATATCGACGCTTCGGTCGGCTATTACGGCGTAGGCATCGATGGCTTGCTGGGCGAAAAGCACGCCATCGCGCATCCGTTGATGCTGCACATCCCCACCGCGGACGGATTTGTTTCACGTGAAACACAGGCCGCGATGCACGAAGGGCTGGACGATCACCCCAAGGTGACGCTGCACGACTACGAGGGCCTCGACCACGGCTTCGCCACCGAACACGGCAAGCGCCGCGACGAGGACGCCGCCAACCTCGCCGACGGGCGGACGGCGGCGTTCTTTGCCGAGCATCTCGGGTGA
- a CDS encoding DUF6489 family protein, producing the protein MKITIEVDCTPEEARSFLGLPDVSAANSVYVENITKAMKGVSNPAQMAEYAQALAPMGQVGLKLFQSFVEGGMKAASGGGAKSSD; encoded by the coding sequence ATGAAGATCACCATCGAAGTCGATTGCACCCCCGAAGAAGCGCGCAGCTTCCTCGGCCTGCCCGATGTGAGCGCCGCCAACTCGGTCTATGTCGAGAATATCACCAAGGCGATGAAGGGCGTCTCAAACCCCGCGCAGATGGCGGAATATGCGCAGGCGCTGGCACCGATGGGGCAAGTCGGGCTGAAGCTGTTCCAGAGCTTTGTCGAAGGCGGGATGAAGGCGGCGTCTGGCGGCGGAGCAAAGAGCTCCGACTGA
- the mnmE gene encoding tRNA uridine-5-carboxymethylaminomethyl(34) synthesis GTPase MnmE translates to MSTGATIFALSSGAPPAGVGVIRVSGPQARVALEALAGRVPTPRRASLARLRGADGALLDEALALWFPGPNTATGEDLAEFHCHGGRAVIAAVEGALAALPDTRRAEPGEFTRRAFANGRIDLAEAEGLGDLLSAETELQRAAALANLGGALSRQVEGWRERVLGLSAEVEGVLDFSDEEDSADLHECFTWNIAALASELHEWLARPRSERLGEGYRVVLAGPPNAGKSTLFNALVESEAAITSPIAGTTRDVIERPVAIAGVPFTFVDTAGLRAPGEDAIEAIGIARAEAELARADLVLWLGPEGEGPEGAWEIAAQADLQDFAPKAAARFTLSAATGEGVAPLKTALVEAARDALPKPGEAALNARQHARLSEAAEALVAAQGLSDPLLVAEELRRARLAFDRQIGRATTEDMLDTLFGRFCIGK, encoded by the coding sequence ATGAGCACGGGTGCGACCATCTTCGCGCTGTCGAGCGGCGCGCCGCCCGCTGGCGTGGGCGTGATCCGGGTGTCGGGGCCGCAAGCGCGCGTGGCGCTGGAGGCGCTGGCGGGAAGGGTGCCGACGCCGCGCCGCGCCTCGCTCGCAAGGTTGCGGGGGGCGGATGGCGCGCTGCTGGATGAGGCGCTGGCGCTGTGGTTTCCCGGGCCGAACACCGCGACGGGGGAGGATCTCGCCGAGTTTCACTGTCACGGGGGGCGGGCGGTGATCGCGGCGGTGGAGGGGGCGCTCGCCGCGCTTCCCGACACGCGCCGCGCCGAGCCGGGCGAATTCACCCGCCGCGCTTTCGCCAATGGTCGCATCGACCTGGCCGAGGCGGAGGGGCTGGGCGATCTGCTCTCCGCCGAGACCGAATTGCAGCGGGCGGCGGCGCTCGCCAATCTCGGCGGCGCGCTGTCGCGGCAGGTCGAGGGCTGGCGCGAACGGGTATTGGGCCTGTCGGCGGAGGTCGAAGGCGTGCTCGATTTCTCTGACGAGGAGGATAGCGCCGATCTCCACGAATGTTTCACGTGGAACATTGCCGCGCTGGCGAGCGAATTGCACGAATGGCTCGCGCGCCCGCGGTCGGAGCGGTTGGGGGAGGGGTATCGGGTGGTGCTTGCCGGGCCACCCAATGCGGGAAAATCAACGCTGTTCAACGCGCTGGTGGAGAGCGAGGCGGCGATCACCTCGCCGATTGCCGGGACGACGCGCGATGTGATCGAACGGCCGGTGGCTATTGCAGGGGTGCCGTTCACCTTCGTCGATACCGCGGGTCTGCGTGCTCCCGGGGAGGACGCGATCGAGGCCATCGGCATTGCCCGCGCCGAGGCGGAGCTGGCGCGCGCCGATCTGGTGCTGTGGCTGGGGCCCGAGGGGGAGGGGCCCGAGGGCGCCTGGGAAATCGCGGCGCAGGCGGATCTGCAGGACTTTGCGCCCAAGGCTGCGGCGCGATTCACCCTCTCGGCTGCGACGGGTGAGGGTGTCGCACCGCTCAAGACCGCGCTAGTGGAAGCCGCTCGCGATGCGCTGCCCAAGCCGGGCGAAGCAGCGCTCAATGCCCGCCAGCACGCGCGCCTGTCCGAAGCCGCCGAGGCGCTGGTGGCTGCGCAGGGGCTATCCGATCCGCTGCTGGTCGCCGAGGAACTGCGCCGCGCGCGCCTCGCCTTCGACCGGCAGATTGGGCGGGCAACGACCGAGGATATGCTCGACACGCTGTTCGGACGCTTCTGCATCGGCAAGTGA